The Haloplanus sp. GDY1 genomic sequence GCCGATGAGGGTCACCGCGAGGGTGATGAGCGCGCTCGCGCCCACCCCCTGCAGCAGGCGGAGCGCGAGCACCTCGGCGAACGTGCGGGCGAAGGCGACGCCCGTCCCGGCGGCGGCGAAGAGAAAGAGGAGGGGGATCACGACGCGCCGGCGGCCGAACCGGTCGGCGACGAGGCCGACGAAGGGCGTGACGACGACGCCCGGGAGGGTGTAGGCCGTGATGACCAGCCCGACGGCCGCGTCCGAGACGCCGAAGACGGGGCGCAGGTCCGGGAGGACCGGGCTGACCAGCGAGACGCCCATCACGCCCATCAGCGAACACGAGAGGACGACGTAGAGCGTACTCGACCGCCACGGGACGAGCGCCAGTCCGCGGTCCCCATCGACGCCGGACACGGGAGTGGGTCACGCGGTGGGCTTGTTACCGTTGCGTTCGCGGCACCCGGCGATCAGAACTGCTCGGCCGTGTCGACGCCGACGACCACGCCCACCTCGTCCGGGGCGAACCCGTCGTCGGCCTCGACGGCCGAGGCGAAGAGGAGGCGGGCCTGTTCGGTGTGGGCCGCCCGGACCGCCGCGGCGGTCGACGCCGCGAATCCCAGGTCCTCGATCAGCGACGCCCACCTGTCCTCGTCGACGCGGTAGGCGCGCTTCCCGTCGACGGTGACGTAGTCGGCCGTTCGCTCGAACGCCGAGTGTCGCCCGAGCAACTCCGCGTTGAGCGCGAGGAGGGCGTCGACGACGGCGGCGGCGTCGGGGGCGGCCTCGGCGGCCACCCGCTCGACGACCGCGCCGGTGATCGGGGCTTCGCCGGTGTCGACCGTGGTCTCGTCGGTCATACGCGGTGTCGGCACCCCCGACCCTTCGGTCTTGGGGAGAACGTTGATGCGTGGCCGGACGGTACGATCCCCACGGGCACGTAGTGGACGCCCGCCGATCCATGACGAACCTGCGCGCCGAAGAACTGAGTTACGAGGTCGAGGGGGACCGCATCCTCGACCGGGTGTCGCTCGACGTCGCGAGCGGGGAGACGGTGGCCATCGTCGGCCCCTCCGGCGCCGGAAAGTCGTCGCTGCTCCGCCTGTGCAATCGCCTCGACGAGCCGACCGAGGGGACGGTGTACCTCGACGGGACCGACTACCGGACGCTGGCGCCGGAGACGCTGCGAAAGCGGGTGGGACTGGTGCCACAACAGCCCGCACTGCGGGACGGGACCGTCCGCGAGAACGTCACCATCGGCCCGCGCCTCCGCGGCGAGTCGATCCCCGAGACGCGCCTCGTCGACCTGCTCGACGCCGTGGGGCTGTCGGGCTACGCCGACCGGGAGACGGGCGACCTGTCCGGCGGGGAGGCCCAGCGGGTCGCCATCGCGCGGACGGTCGCCAACGACCCCGAGGTGCTCCTGCTCGACGAGCCGACCGCCAGCCTCGATAGCGCCGCCGAGGCCGAGGTCGAGCGCCTGCTGTCGGACCTCCTGGCGTCGGGCGAGCGGACCGTCGTCCTCGTCACGCACGACGAGCGACAGGCCGAGCGCCTGGCCGACCGCGTGGCGCGGCTGCGCGACGGCCGGATCGTCGAGGTGGGGACGCCCCGGGAGGTGATCGCGTGAGCGCCCTGCCCGACCGCCTGGCCGATCCCGTGGTCGTCGAGGGGCTGCTCCAGGTCGCCGCCGCGACGGCGCTCGCGGCGGTCGTCGTCGGCATCTCGTCGCTCCGTGGACTGGATCTGGAGCGGGAACTCGGCGGCTCCTTCGCCCGCGGGTTCGTCCAGGTGCTCGCGATGGGGGCGCTGATCGGCGCGCTCTTTGCCATCCCGCTCGCCTACTCCGGGCTCCTGCTCGCCGCGATGGTGGGCTACGCCGCCTGGGAGTCGCGCAAGCGCGGCGACCGCGTGCCGGGGGCCTTCCGCATCTCCGTCGTCTCGCTCGCGCTCGGGTCGGCGGTCGTCATCGTGACGATGGTCGCCGCGGGCGCCATCGAGCGCACGGTCCGGAACCTCGTGCCGGTCGGCGGCATGATCATCGCGAACGCGATGAAGACCAACTCGCTGACCCTGGATCGGTTCCAGGGGGAGATCGAGTCGAACCGCGGGGAGATCGAGGCGATCCTCGCGCTCGGCGTCCCGCCCGAGCGCGCCGTCTCGGCGGTCGTCACCGAGTCCGTACGGGCGTCGCTCATCCCCGTCGTCGACGCGATGCGGACGCTCGGTCTCGTCTACATCCCGGGGATGATGGCCGGCATGATCCTCGGGGGCGCGAACCCCATCTACGCCGCCGAGTACCAGTTCGTCATCATGGGCATGATCTTCGCCGCGGGCGGTCTGACGAGCATGACCACCAGCCTCCTGCTCACCCGAGTGGCCTTCACCGACGCCGCACAGCTCCGCCGGTTCGAACCCGCGGAGACGACGCTGCTCGGGGCGCTGCGGGCGGCCGTGCAGCGGTGACCGGAGGCCCCGATCAGGCCGACGCGACGGCGTCGAGGATGGCGTCGTAGTCGGGTTCGTTCGTCGGATCGTCGGCCACCCAGCGGTAAGTGACGACCCCGTCGGCGTCGAGGACGAACACGGCGCGGTTCGCGACGCCGTGGAGGCCGAGGTCCGGGATCGACATCGTCAGGCCGTACGCGTCGATGGCGTCGCCGTCCATGTCGCTGACGAGGTCGAACTCCAGGCCGTGTTCCTCGCGGAACGCCCCCTGTGAGAACGGGGAGTCGGCGCTCACGCCGAGGACGGTCGCCCCGGCGTCACGGAAGTCGTCGAGGCGGTCCTGCAGGGCGATCATCTCGTTCCGACAGGGCGGGGTGAAGGCGCCGGGGAAGAAGGCGAGGACGACCGGGCCGTCGCCGAGGTGGTCGGCGAGGTCGAACGACTCGTGTTCTGCGGTGCCGAGCGTCGCCGTGAACGTCGGTGCGGCGTCTCCGGGAGAGACCATGTCGGACGGGTGGGTCGCGGTCGACATAAACCCAGTCACGAACGGAGACGAACAACTAACTACCGTGGCACGGTACCGACCCACATGGCAGAGTTCGGCGCCCTCTCGCTCGTGCCCCCGCTGTTCGCCATCGGCCTGGCCATCGTCACGCGGAAGGCGGTGCTGTCGCTCTTTCTCGGCGTGTGGTCGGGCGGGGTGATCTTCACCGGCGGGGTGGGGCTGGGGCAGACGTTCGACTGGATCGCCGCCTCAATCGGCGAGAGCACCTTCCACGCGCAGATCCTCATCTTCACCCTGCTGCTGGGGTCGGCGGTGGCGATGATCTGGCGGCTCGGCGGCTCGCACGCGGTGCGGGACTGGGCCATCGCCCGCCTCGACACCCGACGCAAGGTCGGGGTGGCGGCGTGGCTGCTCGGCCTGCTCCTCTTTTTCGACGACTACGCCAACACGGCGGTCGTCGGGAGCACGATGCGGGACGTCTCCGATCACCTGCGGATCTCCCGGGAGAAGCTCTCCTACCTCGTCGACTCGACGGCGGCGCCCGTGGCGACGCTCGCCATCTCCTCGTGGGTCGCCTTCCAGCTCTCCATGATCGAGTCGGGCTACGAGGCGACCGACCTCGCCGCGAGCGAGGTGCCCAACTCCTTCGCCGTCTTCCTGCGGTCCATCCCGTACAACACCTACGCCATCCTCGCGATCGTCATGGTCGGCATCGTCGTCCTGAGCGGCCGCGACTACGGCGAGATGCTCGCCGCCGAGCGCCGCGCCGCTGAGACGGGGAAGGTGACCCGCGACGACGCCCGACCCATGCAGGACGTGTCGGCCGAACTCGGCGAACCGACCGTCGAGGACCCCCGGCTGGTCGCCTTCTTCCTGCCCATCGGCGTCCTGATCGGCGTGACGCTCGGGTCGGCGCTGTGGACCGGCTACAGCCCCGGTGCGGGCCTCTACGACACCATCGTCGGCGCCGACTACGCCGTCGCGCTCATCTTCGGCTCCTTCGCGATGGTCGCCTCGACGTACGCCATCGGCGTCGCCACCGACCGCCTGTCGCTCGGCGAGAGCGTCGACACGACCATCGAGGGCTTCGGCGTCATGCTCACGGCGGTGACCATCCTCGTCCTCGCGTGGTCCATCGGCAACGTCGTCGAGGCGCTCGGCACCGGGGAGTACGTCGGCCGGATCGCGGGGCAGGTGCTCGACCCCGCGGTCCTCCCGGTCGTGGTGATGTTCACCGGCGCGTTCATCGCCTTCTCGACCGGGAGTTCGTGGGGGACGATGGGCATCGTGACGCCCATCGCCGTCCCCGTCGCGTGGGACCTGACCGGCGGTCACGCCATGGTCGCCGCGGTGGTCGGCGCCGTCTTCTCCGGCGCCATCTTCGGCGATCACGCCTCCCCCATCTCGGACACGACCGTCCTCTCGGCCACCTTCACCGGCGCGGACCTGATCGATCACGTCCGCACCCAACTGTACTACGCCGTCACCGTCGTCGTCGTCGCGGCCACGCTCCTGATCGTGTGGGGGTACACCCGTCTGAACCCGTGGTATCTGCTCCCCGTCGGCGCCCTCGCGCTCGTCGGCCTGGTCTACGGCCTGTCGACGCTCGACGCACGGCGGCGGGGGGTCGAGCCGGTCGACGTCGGTGGGACGACGTCCGGGAACGCCGGAGCGGCCGACGCCGGCGCGCCCGAGGCGGACGACGGCTGAGCCGCCTCAGACCGGTTCGAACTCGTGGATCGGCCACTCCCGCTCGTGGTCGCGGGCCATCGCCAGTTCGTCCGCCTCGGGCGGCCGAGCCGCGAGCGCCACCGGCAGGCCGATTTCGGCGTCGGCGTGAGGGACGGTCAGCCGGCCGGTGAGCCGCGCGCCGGAGTCGAGTTCGACGACGGCGACCGTGTAGGGCGCCCGCTCCGCGAGCGCCGGCGGCGGCGTGCGGACCTCGGTGTAGGTGACCACGGCCCCGGTCTTGGGCTGCGACTCGACCCGGAGGTCGCGCCCCCCGCAGGCGTAACACGCCGGCCGCGGCGGGAGCAGGCGCTCGCCGCAGTCCGCACAGACGGCGGCCAGCAGGTCGCCCTCGGCCAGCGCCGCGAAGAAGCCGGGGAGCGTGAAGGGGCTGTCGGCGGTGAACTCGTCGGCGGTGCGCGGAACGGTCGTGGAGTCGGCGTCGTCAGGCATTGGTGAGGACGTGAGCGACGGTGACGGCGTCGGCGACGCCGCCCTCGTTGACGAGCAGGCCAGTCGTGGCGCCGTCGACCTGTCGGTCGGGCGTCGCGGTACCCGTGAGCTGTTCGTAGGCCTCGACCGCCTGCGCCAGCCCGGTGGCGCCGATGGGATGGCCGCGGGCCTTGAGCCCGCCGCTCGTGCTCAGGCGGACGTCGGTCCACCCGTCCGAGCGCTCGGCGGGCGGGAGCGCGCTCTCGTAGCCGCGGCCGCGGGGCGCGAACCCCGCCGCCTCCGCCAGCAGCGCCTCGGAGACGGTGAAGGCGTCGTGAACCTCCGCCACGTCGACGTCGGGAGGCGAGACGCCCGCCTCCTCGTAGGCGCGGGTCGTCACCTCGTGGGCGCCCTCGATCTCGGTGAGGTTGCGCTCCGCGACGGCGATGTTGTTCGCGCCGGCGGCGACGCCCGCGACCCGGACGGTCTCGCCGGGGAGCGTCGTCGCCACGTCCTCGCTCGTGACGAGGACGGCGGCCGCGCCGTCGGTGACCGGCGCGCAGTCGTACAGTTTCAGCGGCGGGGCGACGTAGTCGGAGTCGAGCACGGTCTCGACGTCCACCTCGCGCCGGAACTGGGCCCGGGGGTTGGCGACGGCGTTGGCGTGGTTCTTCACGGCGATGCGGGCCAGGTCCGCCTCCGTCGCGTCCGTCTCGTGGAGGTAGCGCTTCGCGAGGAGGGCGTACTGACTCGGCGCGGTGACGCCCGACCGCGCTTCGAGCGCGCGGTCGAAGGCCGCCGAGAGCGCGGTCGTGGCGCCGTCGGTCCCCCCGGCGGTCATCTTCTCGACGCCGCAGGCGAGGACGGCGTCGCGGCGGCCGCTCCGGACGTCCTCGACGGCGTGGCGGAGGGCCATCGCGCCCGCGGCGGCACAGCCCTCGACGCGCTCGGCGGGGACGTGACGCAGCCCCGCCCACTCAGCCAGCAGCGTGCCGTACATGATCTGGCCCTCGTAGGACTCGGACTGGTTGCCGACGTACACCGCCTCGACGACGTCGGCGGGATCGGGACCCTCCTCGAACGCCTCGGTGACGGCGGCACCGAAGAGGTCCCGACCCGTGAGGTCGGTGCGGCCGAACGGTGAAGTGCCGACGGCCGCGATGTGTGGATCCGTCACATGGGTAGCGTGGCGGGCCAGGGAGTTAATCCTATGTCACCGCGTCGAGTTCCGCGGCGAGCGCGTCGAGGGCGTCGTCGAGCGAGAACCGGTCGCGCTCGACCCGGCGGAGCGCCGCCATCACGGTCGGATCGACCGGCGGCGAGCGGATGGTGTGGGCGCTCCCCGTCGCGGTCGTCCGGTGGAGCCACCGGACGGCCGTCCGCGCCGGCGCCCAGCCGACGTCGGTCAGGGCGACGGCCGTCCGCCACGCCCACGCCCGCCCCTCGGTCATCGAGAACAGGGAGAAGGCCTCGTCGAACCGGCCGAACGTGGTATCGACCGTCGACAGCCCCGGCGCGTAGAGGTCGGCCAGCGCCGCCTGCTGGGCGTCGACGAGGCCGGCGAGGACGCCGTCGATCCGGTCGTGGTCGGCGTGCTTCCGCTCCCGGTCGGGGTCGATGCCCAGGTCGCGGAGCGTCAGCGCGAGGTCGTAGTTGATGTGGGCGTTGATGCCGAGGAAGGCGTCCTGCGCGACGAGGGCGTCGCCCGCCAGCGCGGTCCCGAAGGCCACCCGCCACGGGGCCGGGACGGCGGCGTGATCGCCGCGCTCGAAGGAACGGAAGGCGCGTCGGTAGTAGTCGGCGAAGGAGACGGTGTACCGCCGCATCCACGCGGCGTCGTCGAAGCGGCCGTCCGCGATGGCCCCGCGGACGGCGTCGGTCATGCGGGTGTAGACGGTGAGGAAGACGGCGCGCCGGTCGCCGGCGGCGCGCAGTCGGGATTCGAGGTCGGCGAGGCGGTCGTAGGCGCCGTCGACGCTCCGGAAGGGCCGCTCAAGGAGGTCGACGAGCGCCGGGTCGGGGTCGTGATCGGGTGACGGCGGGGCGGCGCGCACGCCGATCAGGGTGGCGCGGACCCGGCTGGCGTCGAGCAGTCGGAGCGCCGAGGCGTAGCCGGCCATCGCGTGTCGAGGAGGGAGGGGGCGAGCAAATAACTGGCGGCGAGTGGGGACTCGACGCCGCTCAACCCGGCGTCGGCGGAATCACTTTGGTGGCCGGGGCCCACGTTCGCGTCGAGATGGACGCATCGATCCGGGTGTTACACGTCGACGACGATCCGGAGTTCGCGGCGATGGTGTCGACGTTCCTGGAACGGGAGGACGGCCGGTTCGAGGTCGAAACGACCACGAGCGCCAGCGAGGCGCTGGATCGGATCGACGACGGCGTCGACTGTGTCGTCTCCGACTACGACATGCCCGGGACCGACGGGATCGAGTTCCTCGAAGCCGTCCGCGAGACACACGACGACCTCCCCTTCATCCTCTTCACCGGGAAGGGCAGCGAGGAGGTGGCGAGCGATGCCATCTCCGCGGGCGTCACCGACTACCTGGAGAAAGGCAGCGACACGAGCCGGTACGCCGTGCTGGCGAATCGGATCGGGAACGTGGTCGACCAGTATCGCTCGCGTCGGGAACTCGAAGCCAGCCGCGAACGGCTCTCGCTGTTCTTCGAGCAGTCGCCGCTTGGCGTCGTCGAGTGGGACGAACACTTCGAGATCGTCCGCGTCAACGACGCGGCGACGGACATCCTCGGCTACGACGAGGACGAGTTGGTCGGGGAGTCGTGGGAGCGGATCGTTCCCGAGGCGGAGACGGAGGCGGTCGAACGCGTCGTCGAGGCCCTGCTTGCGGATCGGGGCGGCTACCGGAGCGTCAACGAGAACGTCCGGGCGGACGGCGAGCGGATCGTCTGTGAGTGGCACAACCGCGTCGTGACCGACGCGGACGGCGACACCGTCGGCATCTTCTCGCAGTTTCAGGACATCACCGAGCGCCGGGAGCGCAAGGAGCGCCTCCAGCGGAGTACGGCCCGGCTCGAAGCGCTCTTCGAGAACTCGCCGGACATGATCAACGTCCACGACACCGACGGGAACATCATCGAACCGAACCCTCAGCTGTGCGAGAAGACGGGGTACGACGCCGCGACGCTCACCGACATGAAGGTGTGGGACCTCGACCAGCGGATCGATCCCGAGGAGGCACGGGCGGTCTGGGAGGAGATGGACGTCGGCGACAGACGGCGTCTCGAGGGCGTCTACGGCCGTCGCGACGGCTCGACGTTCCCGGTGGAGGTACACCTCCGACGCCTCGACCTGGAGGGCGAGAAGCGGTTCGTCGTCATCAGCCGCGACATCTCCGAGCGGAAGGCCCGGGAGGAGGACCTGGAGGCGACCAAGGAGCGCCTCGACACGGTCGTCTCGAACGTGCCCGTCGTGCTCTTCGCGCTCGACGCCGAGGGCGTGTTCACGCTGTCGGAGGGGAAGGGATTGAGCACGCTCGACCTGGAATCCGGCGAGGTCGTCGGTTCCTCCGTCTTCGACCTGTACGGGGACCAGCCGGACGTGATCGACGCCGTCGAGCGTGCCCTCGACGGCGAGGAGGTGAGCACGATACAGGAGGTCGAAAACCGGTTCTACGAGACCGCCTACCAGCCGGTGTTCGACGACGGCACCGTCACCGGGGCCATCGGCGTCGCCATCGACATCACCGAGCGCCGGCGCCGGGAGCGCGAACTCCGCCGACAGAACGATCGCCTGGAGGATTTCGTCGGCGTCGTCTCGCACGACCTGCAGACCCCGCTCAACGTCGCCGCGGGGCGCGTCGAACTGGCACGCGAGGAGTGCGAGAGCGGCCACCTCGACGGCGTCGCGGGCGCCCTCGACCGGATGGACGAACTGATCTCGGACCTGCTCCGTCTGGCGAGGGAGGGAGAGCGGGTGAACGAGATCGACTCCGTGACGCTCGCGGACGCCGTCGAGGACTGCTGGCGCAACGTCGAGACGGCGGGGGCGAGCCTCGTCGTCGAGACGTCGCTGACGATCCGTGGCGATCCCGGACGGCTCCAGCACCTCCTGGCGAACCTCCTGCAGAACGCCGTCGAACACGGGGTGACGGGGACCGACGACCGGAGCGTCACGGTCACGGTCGGCACCCTCGACGACGGGACCGGATTCTACGTCGCCGACGACGGGCCCGGGATTCCGGAATCGAACCGGGGGCGGGTCTTCGAGAGCGGCTTCTCGACCGCGGCGGACGGCACCGGGTTCGGCCTCGCCATCGCCGAGGAGGTGGCGGAGGCCCACGGCTGGTCCATCGGCGTGACCGAGAGCGCGGCCGGCGGCGCCCGCTTCGAGATCACCGCCGTGGACGTCGTCGAGTGACGACCTACCGCTCGACCGTCGCCAGCAGGTCGTCGAGGCGGGAGATCGCCTCCCGGATCGCGTCCGCGTCGGTCGCGTAGGAGAACCGGAGGTAGGCCGCCGCCTGATCGCCGAAGTCGGCGCCGGGCGTGACCGCGACGCCCGCCTCCTCGAGGAACAGGTCGGCGACGTCGAACGCGTCGCCGGGCAGGTCGCTCACGTCAGCCAGCAGGTAGTAGGCGCCCTGTGGGGTGTAGCCGGGGTCCAGCCCCCAGTCGGCGACGGCGTCGACCAGCAGGTCGCGGCGCTCGCGGTAGGTCTCTCGGATGGCGTCGAGGCGCTCGGGCGGCGTCTCCAGGGCGGCGACGCCCGCGTCCTGCACGAAGTTCGGGGCACAGATGAACAGGTTCTGCGCGAGGCGGTTGACCGCGTCGACGAGACCCGGCGGCACGACCATCCACCCGAGGCGCCAGCCCGTCATCGCGAACCGCTTCGAGAAGCCGTCGAGGACGACGGCGTCGTCCGTGTACTCGAGGACCGTGTGCTCCTCGGCGTCGTACGAGAGCCCGTGGTACACCTCGTCGACGACGGGCGTGGCGTCGGCCTCGGCCGCGAGGTCGACGAGGGCCGAGAGCGTGTCGCCGTCCATCACGGCCCCGGTGGGGTTGGCGGGGGAGTTGCACAGCAGCGCTCGGGTGTCGGGCCCCATCGCGTCCGCGAACGCCGACGCCCGGGGACGGAAGCCGTCGGCCGGGCGCAACGGGACCGTGCGGACGGTGCCGCCGACGACGCGCACGAAGTTGGGATAGCAGGCGTAATGCGGGTCGGTGAGCACCACCTCGTCGCCCGGGTCGACGAGCGCCGCCATGGCCAACAGGAGGCCCGGCGAGGAGCCCGGAGTGACGACGACGCGTCCGGGGTCGACGTCGACGCCGTACGTGCGGTCGTAGTGGGCGGCGATGGCGCGCCGGAGTTCCGGCTTCCCCCGCGCCGCGGTGTAGTCCGTGTTGCCGGCTCGGAGCGACTCCACGGCCGTCTCGACCACCCGCTCCGGGGGGTCGAAGTCCGGTTCGCCAACCTCCAGGTGGATCACGTCGTCGGTGTCGTTCGCCCGCTCCAGCACGTCCATCGCCAGGAACGGGCTGACGTCGGCTGCGCGCTCGGAGACCATCGGTGTCGGAGGCGATACGGCGGGGGAGCGGGAATACGCTCCGGTCGACTGGCGGGGAGGTCACTCCGACCGGATGGGGTCGTCGGGCTCCCCCTCGCCGACGAACAGGGTGTCCTCGACGAGCGCCTTCGTCCCGCGCCGGAGTCGCTCGGAGAGCGCCTGGTGGGAGATGTCGAACTCCTCGGCCAGCGACTCCAGGTCGACCGAGCGCGGGACGTCGAAGTAGCCCGCACGGGTCGCCGCCGCAAGCGCCCGGTACTGCTCGTCGGTGAGCCCGTACCGGCCGGCCGGCTCCCCGTCCAGGTCGCGGATGGAGCGAACGTCGAAGCCGAGGCCGTGTTCGGCACAGAACTCGTGTGTGCGCGAGAAGTGGTCGCGGTCCGGATAGAGGACCCGAAGCTCCCACCGGTCGGCCGACCCCCAGGCGTCCATGACCGTGGCCGACGAGTTGGCGAGCATCTGGACCAGCAACTGGACGTGGTCGATCCACTCCATCCGGTAGAGGAGTTCGTCGTCGAACTCGTCGAGGAGCGTCACGTTGTCGACCGAGGGGTCGGCCGCGAGGGCCTCCTCGACCGTCGACCGGGGCGTTCCGCGCGCCCACAGCAGCGGCATGACCGTGTCCTTGCCCGTCTCGACGATGCGCTCCGTCTCGACGCTGAGGTCGGGACACGCATCCAGCGTCCGGGCGAGGGCGAACTCCTCGGCGGGGACCGTCCCGAGTACGATGGTCGCCATACCCTCGATTCGCGAACCGGCCCTAAATATCCCTCGTGGGAGCCCGGCCGTCGACGGCGGCCGACTTGCAGCCACAAGCACCGAGGTTAGGCCGCTCACGCCCCTCCGTGGGGACATGCGACTCTCGACTGCAGCCATCGTGCTCGGCGCGTTCGTGTTCGTGCTTCCGATCCCCGGGACCTTCGTCCTCGGCGCGCTCACCGTCGGGGCCGGCGTCGGTGCGCGCGCCCTCACGTGAGCCGTCCGCGTCGCACGGGACTGCGTGGGCAAGCACTACGCCGAAGCGGCTGAGACGGGTAGAGACGGTCGCAATGGCAAGCGTTCAGATCACGGACGACCACGTCGGCGCGTCGGTCGTCGACGGCGACGGCGACGACGTCGGCATCGTCAGCGCAGTGGAACACGGAACCGCGTACGTGGAACCGGACCCCGGACTCGCGGCGACGCTGAAGGCGAAACTCGGGTGGGAGGACACCGACGACGACGCCTACCCCCTCCAGGAGGAGGCGATCGAGACGGTGACCGACGACGAGATCAGGCTCCGGTCGGACCTGTAGAGCCCCACAGGGCGGGAAAAGCTGCGTCTGCAAGCGGTGACCCTACGGGCGTCGAGCCACACGGGAGACACGTGAACGACACCGATCCAGGTTCGCGAGAGGTGCTCGTCGAACGGGACGCGATCCGGTCGTGGGCCGAGACGCACGACGCCGTGCCGGTCCGTGGCGGGGAGTCGACCGGCGCGCCGGTCGGCCTGTCGACCGGCGTCGAAGTCGAGGACCGCATCGAGTGGTCGACCTTCTTCGACGCCTTCGAGAGCGGCCGGCTGGCGCTGCTCGTCGACGGTGACGACGTCGAGTTCGTCGACCGCGACCGGGTGGCCGACACCGGCGACGACCGACCGGTCGACGACGACGCCCGCGGCGAACCCGACGCCCCTGCCGATCCGGACGAGCGGCGCCGCGAGGCCGAGGCCGCCGATCAGGAGAACGTCGACAACCACCGGGACGAGGAACCGTTCCAGAGCTAGGTCGCGACCGACCTCCTTCTCCGCAGTCGACGTCTCGTGAGCGGTGAGCCGCTCGTCCGGTCGCCGCGTCCGCGTCGCCGACCCGCCGTGAGCGGCGGATCCGGGCTACGCCGACCGCCGGCGCCCGAGCAGCAGCGCCGCCGCGACGGCCGCGAGGAGGGCGGGCAGCGGGCCGAACCCGTCGCCGCTGGACTCGGTGGCCGTGGCGTCGTCCGCGGCCGCCGCGGTGGCGTCGCCGCCGTCGCCGTCGTCGCCGCCGGGTGCGGCCGTGGCGTCGTCGCTCCCGTCCGGCCGGGGCGTCGCCGTGGCCGTCGCGTCCTCGGCCCCGTCGGCCGCGGGGGTGGACGTCGTCGCGTTCGAGCCGGCGGGCTGGGCGGCGGTGAGCGCGAACGTCGAGAATCCGGGCGTCTCCGCCTGGACGGTGACGATCGACCCGCTTCGGCCGGCGACCTGCGTGTCGAGCGTCTCCCACGTGTCGGTCGCGTCGTCGTAGTGGGCGATCCGGAGTCGCTCCGCGTCGACGCCGACCTGCGACTGCCGGACCGAGAGCCGCACCGTGGCCGAACGCCCCGCCATCTCCGCGGGCACCTGTACGCTGACGGGATTGCCGACGCGGTTCGGGAGGGGTGCCGTGCCGTCCGGCAGCGACCTGAGTTCCGACGCCCGGACGAAGCCGGTGGTCGCCGACTCCGGACGGATCTCGACGGCCGAGAACGTCGTCCCGGAGAGCGAGAGCGTCGTCGACTCGCTGTCCGAGAAGACGATGGCCCGCGAGGAGGCGGCGCGGTTCGACGGTGACCCGGCGAAGGAGGCCG encodes the following:
- a CDS encoding thiolase C-terminal domain-containing protein, with the protein product MTDPHIAAVGTSPFGRTDLTGRDLFGAAVTEAFEEGPDPADVVEAVYVGNQSESYEGQIMYGTLLAEWAGLRHVPAERVEGCAAAGAMALRHAVEDVRSGRRDAVLACGVEKMTAGGTDGATTALSAAFDRALEARSGVTAPSQYALLAKRYLHETDATEADLARIAVKNHANAVANPRAQFRREVDVETVLDSDYVAPPLKLYDCAPVTDGAAAVLVTSEDVATTLPGETVRVAGVAAGANNIAVAERNLTEIEGAHEVTTRAYEEAGVSPPDVDVAEVHDAFTVSEALLAEAAGFAPRGRGYESALPPAERSDGWTDVRLSTSGGLKARGHPIGATGLAQAVEAYEQLTGTATPDRQVDGATTGLLVNEGGVADAVTVAHVLTNA
- a CDS encoding redoxin domain-containing protein, giving the protein MVSPGDAAPTFTATLGTAEHESFDLADHLGDGPVVLAFFPGAFTPPCRNEMIALQDRLDDFRDAGATVLGVSADSPFSQGAFREEHGLEFDLVSDMDGDAIDAYGLTMSIPDLGLHGVANRAVFVLDADGVVTYRWVADDPTNEPDYDAILDAVASA
- a CDS encoding ABC transporter ATP-binding protein, coding for MTNLRAEELSYEVEGDRILDRVSLDVASGETVAIVGPSGAGKSSLLRLCNRLDEPTEGTVYLDGTDYRTLAPETLRKRVGLVPQQPALRDGTVRENVTIGPRLRGESIPETRLVDLLDAVGLSGYADRETGDLSGGEAQRVAIARTVANDPEVLLLDEPTASLDSAAEAEVERLLSDLLASGERTVVLVTHDERQAERLADRVARLRDGRIVEVGTPREVIA
- a CDS encoding DUF5995 family protein; translated protein: MAGYASALRLLDASRVRATLIGVRAAPPSPDHDPDPALVDLLERPFRSVDGAYDRLADLESRLRAAGDRRAVFLTVYTRMTDAVRGAIADGRFDDAAWMRRYTVSFADYYRRAFRSFERGDHAAVPAPWRVAFGTALAGDALVAQDAFLGINAHINYDLALTLRDLGIDPDRERKHADHDRIDGVLAGLVDAQQAALADLYAPGLSTVDTTFGRFDEAFSLFSMTEGRAWAWRTAVALTDVGWAPARTAVRWLHRTTATGSAHTIRSPPVDPTVMAALRRVERDRFSLDDALDALAAELDAVT
- a CDS encoding ABC transporter permease yields the protein MSALPDRLADPVVVEGLLQVAAATALAAVVVGISSLRGLDLERELGGSFARGFVQVLAMGALIGALFAIPLAYSGLLLAAMVGYAAWESRKRGDRVPGAFRISVVSLALGSAVVIVTMVAAGAIERTVRNLVPVGGMIIANAMKTNSLTLDRFQGEIESNRGEIEAILALGVPPERAVSAVVTESVRASLIPVVDAMRTLGLVYIPGMMAGMILGGANPIYAAEYQFVIMGMIFAAGGLTSMTTSLLLTRVAFTDAAQLRRFEPAETTLLGALRAAVQR
- a CDS encoding Zn-ribbon domain-containing OB-fold protein, which produces MPDDADSTTVPRTADEFTADSPFTLPGFFAALAEGDLLAAVCADCGERLLPPRPACYACGGRDLRVESQPKTGAVVTYTEVRTPPPALAERAPYTVAVVELDSGARLTGRLTVPHADAEIGLPVALAARPPEADELAMARDHEREWPIHEFEPV
- a CDS encoding Na+/H+ antiporter NhaC family protein, which encodes MAEFGALSLVPPLFAIGLAIVTRKAVLSLFLGVWSGGVIFTGGVGLGQTFDWIAASIGESTFHAQILIFTLLLGSAVAMIWRLGGSHAVRDWAIARLDTRRKVGVAAWLLGLLLFFDDYANTAVVGSTMRDVSDHLRISREKLSYLVDSTAAPVATLAISSWVAFQLSMIESGYEATDLAASEVPNSFAVFLRSIPYNTYAILAIVMVGIVVLSGRDYGEMLAAERRAAETGKVTRDDARPMQDVSAELGEPTVEDPRLVAFFLPIGVLIGVTLGSALWTGYSPGAGLYDTIVGADYAVALIFGSFAMVASTYAIGVATDRLSLGESVDTTIEGFGVMLTAVTILVLAWSIGNVVEALGTGEYVGRIAGQVLDPAVLPVVVMFTGAFIAFSTGSSWGTMGIVTPIAVPVAWDLTGGHAMVAAVVGAVFSGAIFGDHASPISDTTVLSATFTGADLIDHVRTQLYYAVTVVVVAATLLIVWGYTRLNPWYLLPVGALALVGLVYGLSTLDARRRGVEPVDVGGTTSGNAGAADAGAPEADDG